CAACCGAGTTTTATGagggttatttattttatttatttttgtcaatgttgcATTATTAAATTACTCAATGTGGAATTGTCTACATTTATTCCCCCTCCATACATTCCAGACCAACCCCGCAGTCAGTGACATAGGCAAAATAGAAATACACTATTTTAATACACACTTGGGGGGTTTTGAACTTGACCATTTGTTGATGCCGCCTTGGTTTTCTCTGCGTAAATGTCTACCGTCCTGAAAGAGCCACGCCCAAAGTCCGATTTGCAAAAAGTTCTCTATGAGTTCACATTTTCAGCATTCTTCTTGATCAAGCAAATGGTGGCGCCCCgctgaaaaacatttcttgCTTCATGGTAAAGACAGACAGCTGCATACAAATGGTGTGAGTTGTGCAACTGACGCACCAAACTACTCATCAAAGCCATTGTGCTCTTGTCTTTATCGTAATAACGCTAAAGTCGTGCCATAGCTGCGAAACATTCTCATTCATATCTGAGAAATAAGAGCAttcattttgctgtctgctgttgtgcgaatgcaaaatggctgcctcatcgcAGCCCCCTCTGGTGCATTGCGACCACATCAAAATGCTCTCTCCAGTGGCGTTCGGGCGAAAAGACAGCTTCGGTGACAAACAAGAGaagaaaactaaagaaaaaagaaaattagcatggaaaaggaaaatcatgcaataggagaaaaatcatcatcatcatatatatatatatataaatatatatatatatatatatatatatatatatatagagagagatatgtttttttgttttaaattcattcatgtttctttattttggAATGTACCCGAccttatttgtatttcattctGACAAAAGCCATAGGGTTTTGgattttaagcaattaaaagcAAGCAAACGTGAAGGTCGACGTCATCAATAGGCGCCGCGCGCTGACGTCATCCTGGAAACCAGAACCTTCGCTTTTGGCGTCTCCTTGACCCGAGGACGCATCCCGTCAACGGTTAAGGAAAGGTCAGGAGCTTCGACCTCGCAGTCAGCATGGACGTCAGCTAACGGTTCGGAGCGACCGGGACGCCCTGTGTCGCGTCGCCGGGCGCTGCTCCTGCTTCTCTGGACCGAGCCGAACCGAGTGCCTCCCTCCCTGCCGCAGCGGCGGACGAGCGAGAGGAGAAGAAAGGAGACGAGAGGACGATGTGGCGCAGAAGCTCCATCCGGAACCTGCCGAGGCCCCCCGCTCATGTCTGCTAAAAggtgagcgagcgagcgagcgagcgaaaGGACATTTTCccacacacagcggctgaaagaAGTACTTAAGAagccaccatttttctcactcgATATATTTCCAAAAGTGCCATTGACCGCAAcattgggaacaacccaagtcatCCACACATACCAAGAACGTAGAGCAAATAAGCTCCCAAATTAAATCGTGTGTActcatgtgaaatgacacagggaaaaagtattgaacacacgaaggtgcaaaaaggcacggAAAGCCAAGAGAACACCTAAAACCCGTCAATAATCTAACAGCAgcgtcagtgcaaatgaatatcagctggttctgtcctaattgatggcctccAGAGAGGTCGTTCCAGTGAGCCCGAATACGGAAGGGGAAAGCCAAGCGTGCCAGCGGCGGTTTGCCTCCGTCAGacgctcctcgcaagatttccgACAGAGGAGCGCAAAGAATAATCAGCGGAGTTGTGTCAGAGCCAAGGGCCACCTGTGGAGCGCTTCAAAAAGCATGTCCAAGCTCGTTTGAAGTTTGCTCAACAACATTGGGATCGGGAGAATAGCGTCTGGTCTGATAAGAGCAAAATGGAACTATGCTAACTACTAACGAACCATAACTAGCCACTAACCGTAATAACccgatatatataaataaataccagttggcgtgttcaatactttcctccctgtgtcatttgacatgattacacacaacttaatttctgagcttatttgttcgactttctacttgggttgtttccaacatctggtgaaaggttcatgtcaatagcacctttagaAATGTATGTTTAGCGGGGAAAAAGGGTGAcgcgttaaatacttatttcagccactgtatgtgtgtttggcATGACGGTGACACGCGCAGGATGGAGGCACGCGCGaaggcgagcggcgagcggcgcggcgcggcgccgccgccgccgccgtgctCTCGGACCAACGGCTGGAGCTGGCCTCCTCATCCCTTGCAGATGCTGGCCTGGCTCCTCTACGCCTACTTCGCCGTCGTTGGCCTGGGAGTGTTTGTGCCGCTGCTACCCGCGCACTGGATGCCCGCCGGGTATATCGTATCCTTGAgagcgtgtgcgcgcgcgtccGTCCACCGATGGTGCGTGAAGCTTCCCGATGCGCGTGTCAGTGCACCGGCGTGATTTTGGCGTGCCACCTGTGCGCTCACGTCACGGCGGTGAGCGTGGACCCGGCCGACCGCAACGTCAGAGCCAAGAGCCTCCGAGGGCCGCTTCCCGTCTTCGACCGGTCGGAGCGCGCCCACGTCATCGAGAACTGCCACTGCTACCTGTGCCGGGTGGACGTGTGAGTCCTCGCGACGTCCCCGCCAGACTCAGGCTTGCTTACACGCACGCCACATTGCAGGCGTCAGACTCGAAACCCCGAAAGCGAATCATGTGCCAACTTCCAGGATTCTCGCCAAAAAtctcaatttcaaattgtcattattttgtgaagaaacccctttttacagtaacttcatTGACTGCTATTATCCCCGCTTGTGATTTCAACTAGTTCtccatccatttgttgtgtatatgttatACGATAAGGAGGCACTTAAGCGCGTCTATAGTTTcgcagtcataacggccctggGAGGGAGGCCGTACCGAGAATGCGGCCTCGTGAAAACGGCGAGCTTTGACACGCCTGCGCCACATCAGTACGACGCGCGCGGAAAACGCCTCGCTCCCGCCAAAAGAGATGTTTTGTGTGCGTTTCAGGGGGCCCAAGTCAAAGCACTGCAGCGCGTGTAACAAATGCGTCGCCGACTTCGATCATCACTGTCGATGGCTCAACAACTGCGTGGGAAGCAGGAACTACAAGTCAGTCAACATGTTGTACTTCCTGTCTTTTTgtaacacgtgtgtgtgtgtgtgtaaactgtTATTAATGacatgaattaattaaaatggatggagggatgcatCGTGTGTGTGACTAACCCGTGTGCGGTTAGTGTTCGTAACACGTGCGCGTAACGTGTGTGCgcaccttgtgtgttttaatctgagtgtgtgcgtgtaatcTGCTGGCGTGTGGTGTAGCTTGTTCCTGTACAGCGTGGCGTCGGCCGTGTTGGGCGCGTGCGTCCTCCTGGTGGTTTCGTCGTACGTGCTGATCGAGTTCTTCTTAGAGCCCGGCAAACACTTCTGGGGTGAGTGGACTCGGCGTGCGGTCGCTCCGGTAGCCTCTCGCACGCTAAGGCGCACCTGCGTTCCCGTTTAGCGCTTAACCAGACGGCGTCGCGGTTCCCGTTCGTGCCGGCGGGGCCGCTGCGAGCGCCAACCGCCGTGATCCCTGCGCTGGCCGCCGTCACCGTCGCGATGGCGCTGCTCGCCTGTGTGCTGCTCTGCCACCTGCTGGCCTTCCACTGCTACCTCAGTAAGTTCAGTGGGAGGAAAGAGtttgtgaaccctttggaaatTCTCATATTTCCGAatgaaagaaatacaaattatatttgAGAATCCTGATAAATCGCTTCAGTAGAACCAATCATAACAACAAATCTGTCATAAAAGGTGGTCTGCGCTTCATCAAAATCCCATGAGTGAACAAACAGACAAATACCATACTGACAATGATATGTTTTCACAGTTGTATTGAAAATTACATGCACAATGACATttacaggacagggaggaaaatggAAGTCAACATTTGGGCTGCGGCttctccaagagctaatcagTCGGGTGCgagccaacctggagtccaatcaattCAAAAGAATTACACCGATTGGATCTTCAAGTACATCACGGAATTGGTTTgcgtttgttcacaaaaatcgctagctcaaagctagcgcacgatgaatgaaaaacaccgtTGACGAGCTAACGAAATTGCCATGGATTTCACggcaataaaataatgaatattggtacacaaatgctttataaacaaacaaacaggcaatataacaatactcgcgGGTATATTCTCCACACTACAAAACAAGTACATATGATTATGGCTGATATCGGATCGTCCCGatatcggccaaaactcaaggctgctgCAATATCGGAATCGGATCGCAAGTGAAAAAGTgagatcgggacatccctagcaATCGAAGTCGTTTGGGATTGTCGTTCCGTGTGAGTGGCGGAAACGTGACTATGATTGATGTGTGTACGCGTTTTGAGTGTGGAACAGGTTGAGCACGTACGAGTACATCGTGCGCCAGCGCCACCGTCGGGACGGAAGACGAACAAGCACCTCGGAGGACCTCCGGCCCGCCGCCGATGCGTCCGTCCGCTCGAAGGTGATCTCGATTATcgaaatagttgttgattaatcgattcAAACGGTTGCACCTCGTCTACTGCCGCCATACAACATCGGAGCCTTTGTTTAGCTTTCTTagcaatttcagcctctcaaaaaGGCACATTTTCTTGGATTTCCGTTGTCAGGCGGTttatctttgtttgtttttccggaataagacatttgtaaacacctacttttactttggaaaacaatgttcAACATTTTGTCGTTGAATGTATGCCTGAAGCGGCCTCAGAAGTGTACATgaaactagtagcccttcgtTTGCAGGAATCGGTAGGCAAGAGGTCACTCTCACTTTCAAAAAGATTAACGCATacaacatcactccctctcgtGTCATATTGCACAATTATTATTGACACGAAAATGTACACAATAGtagaatatttatatatattttttaaaagtaaacgCGGCATGGCAAGAGTTGGagctgtagtagtagtagtagtagtagtagtagtagtagtag
This sequence is a window from Phycodurus eques isolate BA_2022a chromosome 2, UOR_Pequ_1.1, whole genome shotgun sequence. Protein-coding genes within it:
- the zdhhc1 gene encoding palmitoyltransferase ZDHHC1 isoform X4; this translates as MSAKRMEARAKASGERRGAAPPPPPCSRTNGWSWPPHPLQMLAWLLYAYFAVVGLGVFVPLLPAHWMPAGYICTGVILACHLCAHVTAVSVDPADRNVRAKSLRGPLPVFDRSERAHVIENCHCYLCRVDVGPKSKHCSACNKCVADFDHHCRWLNNCVGSRNYNLFLYSVASAVLGACVLLVVSSYVLIEFFLEPGKHFWALNQTASRFPFVPAGPLRAPTAVIPALAAVTVAMALLACVLLCHLLAFHCYLMWNRLSTYEYIVRQRHRRDGRRTSTSEDLRPAADASVRSKDVDNSETLGYTNAPLDGGTAQRSKANGSVRGVASPLLELEAPPTISTEHSTVQHTHTKKKTTKKKKKIPLPGAIGAEGWAPPTAPSSSERVGASPPGRPPPKPPVRAAAPPAEYHSDSAESLEEVPVALDKLGSSSPPPPLPLETHGKYAARLGPPAIFLSGGEVAAASCPSPAVAWW
- the zdhhc1 gene encoding palmitoyltransferase ZDHHC1 isoform X1, whose amino-acid sequence is MSAKSHCMCVWHDGDTRRMEARAKASGERRGAAPPPPPCSRTNGWSWPPHPLQMLAWLLYAYFAVVGLGVFVPLLPAHWMPAGYICTGVILACHLCAHVTAVSVDPADRNVRAKSLRGPLPVFDRSERAHVIENCHCYLCRVDVGPKSKHCSACNKCVADFDHHCRWLNNCVGSRNYNLFLYSVASAVLGACVLLVVSSYVLIEFFLEPGKHFWALNQTASRFPFVPAGPLRAPTAVIPALAAVTVAMALLACVLLCHLLAFHCYLMWNRLSTYEYIVRQRHRRDGRRTSTSEDLRPAADASVRSKDVDNSETLGYTNAPLDGGTAQRSKANGSVRGVASPLLELEAPPTISTEHSTVQHTHTKKKTTKKKKKIPLPGAIGAEGWAPPTAPSSSERVGASPPGRPPPKPPVRAAAPPAEYHSDSAESLEEVPVALDKLGSSSPPPPLPLETHGKYAARLGPPAIFLSGGEVAAASCPSPAVAWW
- the zdhhc1 gene encoding palmitoyltransferase ZDHHC1 isoform X2; the encoded protein is MSAKSHCMCVWHDGDTRRMEARAKASGERRGAAPPPPPCSRTNGWSWPPHPLQMLAWLLYAYFAVVGLGVFVPLLPAHWMPAGYICTGVILACHLCAHVTAVSVDPADRNVRAKSLRGPLPVFDRSERAHVIENCHCYLCRVDVGPKSKHCSACNKCVADFDHHCRWLNNCVGSRNYNLFLYSVASAVLGACVLLVVSSYVLIEFFLEPGKHFWALNQTASRFPFVPAGPLRAPTAVIPALAAVTVAMALLACVLLCHLLAFHCYLMWNRLSTYEYIVRQRHRRDGRRTSTSEDLRPAADASVRSKDVDNSETLGYTNAPLDGGTAQRSKANGSVRGVASPLLELEAPPTISTEHSTVQHTHTKKTTKKKKKIPLPGAIGAEGWAPPTAPSSSERVGASPPGRPPPKPPVRAAAPPAEYHSDSAESLEEVPVALDKLGSSSPPPPLPLETHGKYAARLGPPAIFLSGGEVAAASCPSPAVAWW
- the zdhhc1 gene encoding palmitoyltransferase ZDHHC1 isoform X5; this translates as MSAKSHCMCVWHDGDTRRMEARAKASGERRGAAPPPPPCSRTNGWSWPPHPLQMLAWLLYAYFAVVGLGVFVPLLPAHWMPAGYICTGVILACHLCAHVTAVSVDPADRNVRAKSLRGPLPVFDRSERAHVIENCHCYLCRVDVGPKSKHCSACNKCVADFDHHCRWLNNCVGSRNYNLFLYSVASAVLGACVLLVVSSYVLIEFFLEPGKHFWALNQTASRFPFVPAGPLRAPTAVIPALAAVTVAMALLACVLLCHLLAFHCYLRCGQLGNSGLYQRSAGRGDRTKVKGQWQREGCGQSPSGARSPAHYLHRAQHSTAHTHKEEDDKEEEEDPASWCDWGRRLGPAHCAVFVGAGRRVASGPAPSETSRPGRRPSRRVPLGLGRVPGGGPRGAGQTGLVVPAAAPPARDSREVRRTARPARHFPERRRGGGRFLSFSGRRLVVRRI
- the zdhhc1 gene encoding palmitoyltransferase ZDHHC1 isoform X7 — encoded protein: MSAKSHCMCVWHDGDTRRMEARAKASGERRGAAPPPPPCSRTNGWSWPPHPLQMLAWLLYAYFAVVGLGVFVPLLPAHWMPAGYICTGVILACHLCAHVTAVSVDPADRNVRAKSLRGPLPVFDRSERAHVIENCHCYLCRVDVGPKSKHCSACNKCVADFDHHCRWLNNCVGSRNYNLFLYSVASAVLGACVLLVVSSYVLIEFFLEPGKHFWGCGQLGNSGLYQRSAGRGDRTKVKGQWQREGCGQSPSGARSPAHYLHRAQHSTAHTHKEEDDKEEEEDPASWCDWGRRLGPAHCAVFVGAGRRVASGPAPSETSRPGRRPSRRVPLGLGRVPGGGPRGAGQTGLVVPAAAPPARDSREVRRTARPARHFPERRRGGGRFLSFSGRRLVVRRI
- the zdhhc1 gene encoding palmitoyltransferase ZDHHC1 isoform X6, which translates into the protein MSAKSHCMCVWHDGDTRRMEARAKASGERRGAAPPPPPCSRTNGWSWPPHPLQMLAWLLYAYFAVVGLGVFVPLLPAHWMPAGYICTGVILACHLCAHVTAVSVDPADRNVRAKSLRGPLPVFDRSERAHVIENCHCYLCRVDVGPKSKHCSACNKCVADFDHHCRWLNNCVGSRNYNLFLYSVASAVLGACVLLVVSSYVLIEFFLEPGKHFWALNQTASRFPFVPAGPLRAPTAVIPALAAVTVAMALLACVLLCHLLAFHCYLRCGQLGNSGLYQRSAGRGDRTKVKGQWQREGCGQSPSGARSPAHYLHRAQHSTAHTHKEDDKEEEEDPASWCDWGRRLGPAHCAVFVGAGRRVASGPAPSETSRPGRRPSRRVPLGLGRVPGGGPRGAGQTGLVVPAAAPPARDSREVRRTARPARHFPERRRGGGRFLSFSGRRLVVRRI
- the zdhhc1 gene encoding palmitoyltransferase ZDHHC1 isoform X3, whose amino-acid sequence is MCVWHDGDTRRMEARAKASGERRGAAPPPPPCSRTNGWSWPPHPLQMLAWLLYAYFAVVGLGVFVPLLPAHWMPAGYICTGVILACHLCAHVTAVSVDPADRNVRAKSLRGPLPVFDRSERAHVIENCHCYLCRVDVGPKSKHCSACNKCVADFDHHCRWLNNCVGSRNYNLFLYSVASAVLGACVLLVVSSYVLIEFFLEPGKHFWALNQTASRFPFVPAGPLRAPTAVIPALAAVTVAMALLACVLLCHLLAFHCYLMWNRLSTYEYIVRQRHRRDGRRTSTSEDLRPAADASVRSKDVDNSETLGYTNAPLDGGTAQRSKANGSVRGVASPLLELEAPPTISTEHSTVQHTHTKKKTTKKKKKIPLPGAIGAEGWAPPTAPSSSERVGASPPGRPPPKPPVRAAAPPAEYHSDSAESLEEVPVALDKLGSSSPPPPLPLETHGKYAARLGPPAIFLSGGEVAAASCPSPAVAWW